One genomic region from Quercus robur chromosome 4, dhQueRobu3.1, whole genome shotgun sequence encodes:
- the LOC126723758 gene encoding calcium-transporting ATPase 4, plasma membrane-type-like isoform X1, whose protein sequence is MLHVFKVSQDLRLIEALKNNIYMERYLRENFDVESKNSSDEALRRWRSAVSMVKNPRRRFRMVADLAKRAEAERKRRKLQEKIRVAVYVNKAALQFVGTIDDKKTHYKLSNEVKDAGFGIEPDELASIVRTHDSKGLVSHGGLEGLARELSVSLKDGVVSSDIPLRQNIYGLNRYVEKPSKSLWMFVWDALHDLTLVILMVCAVISIGVGIPTEGWPKGMYDGVGILLCIFLVVLVTAISDYRQSLQFRDLDKEKKNIIIQVTRDGCRQKVSIYDLVAGDVVHLSIGDQVPADGVFISGHSLSVDESSLSGESEAVNVTQETPFLLAGTKVQDGSGKMLVASVGMRTEWGRLMVTLSEGGDDETPLQVKLNGVATIIGKIGLAFAVLTFLVLTGRFLVVKALQNRITVWSGSDALKLLNYFAIAVTILVVAVPEGLPLAVTLSLAFAMKKLMSDKALVRHLSACETMGSVSCICTDKTGTLTTNHMVVNKIWICQKTTEINSRGSEDVLNISLSEKVLNLLLQSIFQNTSSEVVRGKDLKKNIIGTPTETALMELGMLLGGDFNAYREEDNIVKVEPFNSNKKTMSVLVALPGSGGFQAFCKGASEIILKMCDKIVNAEGEAIPLSEEQRKDITDVINNFSCEALRTLCLAFKDIKDISSADSIPEDGYTLISVIGIKDPVRPGVREAVETCLAAGITVRMVTGDNINTAKAIAKECGILTEDGIAIEGPDFRNKSPQEMKEIIPKLQVMARSLPLDKHTLVTHLRNVTKEVVAVTGDGTNDAPALHEADIGLAMGIAGTEVAKENADVIVMDDNFSTIVNVARWGRSVYINIQKFVQFQLTVNVVALMLNFICACVSGSTPLTTVQMLWVNLIMDTLGALALATEPPHEGLMKRPPVGRDVKFITRIMWRNIVGQSIFQILVLLIFQLKGEQLLKLTGSDADSILKTFIFNSFVFCQVFNEINSRDMEKINVFRGIFDSWIFLIVIISTVAFQFIIVEFLGTFADTVPLSWELWLASILIGAASLIIAVVLKCIPVRESKLIVEHHDGYEPLPTGPELA, encoded by the exons GAAAAGATACGAGTAGCTGTTTATGTGAACAAGGCAGCACTGCAGTTCGTTGGCACTATAGATG ATAAGAAAACTCATTACAAGCTCTCCAATGAGGTCAAGGATGCTGGTTTTGGCATTGAACCTGATGAACTGGCATCCATTGTTCGAACCCATGATAGCAAAGGTTTGGTAAGTCATGGAGGACTTGAAGGATTAGCAAGAGAGCTCTCTGTGTCTTTAAAGGATGGTGTTGTTTCAAGCGACATACCTCTCAGGCAAAATATATATGGTTTAAACAGATATGTTGAAAAACCTTCTAAGAGTCTCTGGATGTTTGTCTGGGATGCACTACATGACTTAACTCTAGTTATTCTCATGGTTTGTGCCGTGATTTCTATAGGTGTTGGAATTCCTACTGAAGGTTGGCCAAAGGGTATGTATGATGGGGTAGGAATATTACTTTGTATATTCTTAGTAGTGCTTGTCACTGCAATAAGTGACTACAGGCAGTCTTTACAATTTAGGGACTTggataaggaaaagaaaaacataattatTCAAGTCACCAGAGACGGATGTAGACAGAAGGTTTCAATCTATGATTTGGTGGCTGGTGATGTTGTTCATTTATCTATTGGAGATCAAGTTCCTGCAGATGGTGTTTTCATTTCGGGCCACAGCTTATCAGTGGATGAATCTAGTTTGTCAGGTGAGAGTGAGGCAGTGAATGTAACCCAAGAAACGCCTTTTCTTCTGGCAGGTACCAAAGTGCAAGATGGGTCTGGTAAAATGCTAGTGGCATCAGTTGGTATGAGAACAGAATGGGGAAGATTGATGGTTACTCTAAGTGAAGGGGGAGATGATGAGACACCACTGCAGGTGAAGCTTAATGGAGTTGCAACCATTATTGGGAAGATAGGTTTGGCTTTTGCTGTGCTAACATTTTTAGTTCTGACTGGAAGGTTTTTAGTGGTTAAGGCACTTCAAAATAGGATCACAGTGTGGTCTGGTAGTGATGCACTGAAGCTTTTAAATTACTTTGCTATTGCTGTGACTATACTAGTTGTTGCAGTGCCAGAGGGACTACCACTGGCAGTGACACTAAGTCTTGCCTTTGCCATGAAAAAACTAATGAGTGATAAGGCACTTGTGAGGCATCTCTCTGCATGTGAGACAATGGGTTCTGTGAGTTGTATTTGCACGGATAAAACAGGAACATTGACAACAAATCATATGGTGGTGAATAAAATTTGGATATGCCAAAAAACTACTGAGATAAATAGTAGAGGAAGTGAGGATGTACTGAATATTTCACTTTCAGAAAAAGTTCTTAACCTCCTTCTGCAGTCGATATTTCAGAATACTAGCTCAGAGGTTGTCAGAGGGAAAGACTTAAAGAAAAACATCATAGGTACTCCAACCGAGACTGCACTAATGGAGTTAGGCATGCTTCTTGGAGGTGATTTTAATGCTTATCGTGAAGAGGATAACATAGTGAAAGTTGAGCCtttcaattcaaataaaaaGACGATGTCTGTGCTTGTGGCTCTTCCTGGAAGTGGTGGATTTCAAGCATTCTGCAAAGGTGCAtcagaaataattttaaaaatgtgtGACAAGATTGTTAATGCTGAAGGGGAAGCCATCCCGCTATCTGAAGAACAGAGAAAGGACATCACagatgtcataaataatttctcTTGTGAAGCTCTACGAACTCTTTGCTTGGCCTTCAAGGATATAAAAGACATTTCTAGTGCAGATAGCATACCTGAAGATGGTTATACATTAATATCTGTTATTGGAATTAAGGATCCTGTGCGTCCTGGGGTAAGGGAAGCGGTTGAGACTTGTTTAGCTGCTGGGATTACCGTGAGGATGGTCACTGGTGATAATATTAATACTGCTAAAGCCATTGCTAAGGaatgtggtatcttgacagaaGATGGTATAGCAATAGAAGGGCCAGATTTCCGCAATAAGAGCCCACAGGAGATGAAGGAGATAATCCCTAAACTTCAG GTAATGGCTCGATCACTGCCTTTGGATAAGCACACCCTAGTAACCCATTTGAGGAATGTGACTAAAGAAGTTGTGGCAGTGACAGGTGATGGGACCAATGATGCTCCTGCATTGCATGAGGCTGACATTGGACTCGCTATGGGTATAGCAGGAACAGAG GTAGCAAAAGAAAATGCAGATGTTATCGTAATGGATGATAACTTTTCCACTATAGTGAATGTCGCAAGATGGGGTCGTTCAGTTTATATTAACATTCAAAAGTTTGTACAATTCCAGTTAACAGTTAATGTTGTTGCTCTCATGCTCAACTTCATCTGTGCATGCGTTTCGG GCTCCACTCCTCTCACAACCGTACAAATGCTTTGGGTAAACTTAATCATGGACACTCTTGGCGCCTTGGCACTGGCTACAGAACCCCCACATGAGGGGTTGATGAAAAGACCCCCAGTTGGGAGGGATGTAAAATTCATCACCAGGATCATGTGGAGGAATATTGTCGGACAGAGCATCTTTCAAATTCTTGTCCTTTTGATTTTTCAACTTAAAGGGGAGCAGCTTCTAAAGCTCACTGGCTCAGATGCTGATTCCATTCTCAAAACATTCATATTCAACTCCTTTGTGTTTTGCCAA GTATTCAATGAGATAAACAGCCGCGATATGGAGAAGATAAATGTTTTCCGTGGCATCTTTGACAGTTGGATTTTTTTGATTGTCATTATCTCCACAGTAGCATTCCAATTCATAATAGTCGAATTTTTAGGCACTTTTGCAGATACCGTGCCACTTAGCTGGGAATTGTGGTTAGCCAGCATCTTAATTGGAGCTGCAAGTTTAATTATCGCTGTTGTCCTGAAGTGTATTCCTGTTCGAGAGAGTAAGCTCATTGTTGAACATCATGATGGTTATGAACCACTCCCTACAGGTCCAGAGCTGGCATGA
- the LOC126723757 gene encoding uncharacterized protein LOC126723757 has translation MSLVDYASSSDDDVSDEEEEQQEEHEEEEDEPQQLPNPNPHNQISGSSSNLQPESAVHSSEPSIERLPDASFLLNSPASLSNLMSSSDHSSRVAAAMAENASRKRDSNGLASSLPRNKVPRGTLPHSRNVPDTVGGVLVPPQLSGRSNVVTEDIGKLFVRKHAEPSSN, from the exons atgtctCTAGTAGACTATGCTTCTTCATCAGACGACGACGTAtctgatgaagaagaagaacaacaagaagaacacgaagaagaagaagacgaaccTCAACAACTCCCAAACCCCAATCCTCACAACCA GATATCCGGGTCTTCATCAAATCTGCAACCAGAAAGTGCTGTGCATTCATCAGAGCCTTCTATTGAGAGACTTCCTGATGCTTCCTTTCTCTTAAATTCACCTGCATCGTTGTCTAATCTGATGAGCAGTAGTGACCACTCTTCTCGAGTTGCTGCTGCTATGGCTGAAAATGCATCACGCAAGAGGGACTCAAATGGGTTGGCTTCCTCTCTTCCCCGCAATAAAGTTCCTAGAGGGACCTTGCCTCATTCAAGGAATGTTCCAGATACTGTTGGTGGCGTTTTAGTTCCTCCTCAGCTTAGCGGAAG GAGCAATGTTGTTACAGAAGATATAGGGAAGCTTTTTGTCAGAAAGCATGCTGAACCCTCTTCTAACTAA
- the LOC126723758 gene encoding calcium-transporting ATPase 4, plasma membrane-type-like isoform X2 gives MEKYLRENFDVESKNSSDEALRRWRSAVSMVKNPRRRFRMVADLAKRAEAERKRRKLQEKIRVAVYVNKAALQFVGTIDDKKTHYKLSNEVKDAGFGIEPDELASIVRTHDSKGLVSHGGLEGLARELSVSLKDGVVSSDIPLRQNIYGLNRYVEKPSKSLWMFVWDALHDLTLVILMVCAVISIGVGIPTEGWPKGMYDGVGILLCIFLVVLVTAISDYRQSLQFRDLDKEKKNIIIQVTRDGCRQKVSIYDLVAGDVVHLSIGDQVPADGVFISGHSLSVDESSLSGESEAVNVTQETPFLLAGTKVQDGSGKMLVASVGMRTEWGRLMVTLSEGGDDETPLQVKLNGVATIIGKIGLAFAVLTFLVLTGRFLVVKALQNRITVWSGSDALKLLNYFAIAVTILVVAVPEGLPLAVTLSLAFAMKKLMSDKALVRHLSACETMGSVSCICTDKTGTLTTNHMVVNKIWICQKTTEINSRGSEDVLNISLSEKVLNLLLQSIFQNTSSEVVRGKDLKKNIIGTPTETALMELGMLLGGDFNAYREEDNIVKVEPFNSNKKTMSVLVALPGSGGFQAFCKGASEIILKMCDKIVNAEGEAIPLSEEQRKDITDVINNFSCEALRTLCLAFKDIKDISSADSIPEDGYTLISVIGIKDPVRPGVREAVETCLAAGITVRMVTGDNINTAKAIAKECGILTEDGIAIEGPDFRNKSPQEMKEIIPKLQVMARSLPLDKHTLVTHLRNVTKEVVAVTGDGTNDAPALHEADIGLAMGIAGTEVAKENADVIVMDDNFSTIVNVARWGRSVYINIQKFVQFQLTVNVVALMLNFICACVSGSTPLTTVQMLWVNLIMDTLGALALATEPPHEGLMKRPPVGRDVKFITRIMWRNIVGQSIFQILVLLIFQLKGEQLLKLTGSDADSILKTFIFNSFVFCQVFNEINSRDMEKINVFRGIFDSWIFLIVIISTVAFQFIIVEFLGTFADTVPLSWELWLASILIGAASLIIAVVLKCIPVRESKLIVEHHDGYEPLPTGPELA, from the exons GAAAAGATACGAGTAGCTGTTTATGTGAACAAGGCAGCACTGCAGTTCGTTGGCACTATAGATG ATAAGAAAACTCATTACAAGCTCTCCAATGAGGTCAAGGATGCTGGTTTTGGCATTGAACCTGATGAACTGGCATCCATTGTTCGAACCCATGATAGCAAAGGTTTGGTAAGTCATGGAGGACTTGAAGGATTAGCAAGAGAGCTCTCTGTGTCTTTAAAGGATGGTGTTGTTTCAAGCGACATACCTCTCAGGCAAAATATATATGGTTTAAACAGATATGTTGAAAAACCTTCTAAGAGTCTCTGGATGTTTGTCTGGGATGCACTACATGACTTAACTCTAGTTATTCTCATGGTTTGTGCCGTGATTTCTATAGGTGTTGGAATTCCTACTGAAGGTTGGCCAAAGGGTATGTATGATGGGGTAGGAATATTACTTTGTATATTCTTAGTAGTGCTTGTCACTGCAATAAGTGACTACAGGCAGTCTTTACAATTTAGGGACTTggataaggaaaagaaaaacataattatTCAAGTCACCAGAGACGGATGTAGACAGAAGGTTTCAATCTATGATTTGGTGGCTGGTGATGTTGTTCATTTATCTATTGGAGATCAAGTTCCTGCAGATGGTGTTTTCATTTCGGGCCACAGCTTATCAGTGGATGAATCTAGTTTGTCAGGTGAGAGTGAGGCAGTGAATGTAACCCAAGAAACGCCTTTTCTTCTGGCAGGTACCAAAGTGCAAGATGGGTCTGGTAAAATGCTAGTGGCATCAGTTGGTATGAGAACAGAATGGGGAAGATTGATGGTTACTCTAAGTGAAGGGGGAGATGATGAGACACCACTGCAGGTGAAGCTTAATGGAGTTGCAACCATTATTGGGAAGATAGGTTTGGCTTTTGCTGTGCTAACATTTTTAGTTCTGACTGGAAGGTTTTTAGTGGTTAAGGCACTTCAAAATAGGATCACAGTGTGGTCTGGTAGTGATGCACTGAAGCTTTTAAATTACTTTGCTATTGCTGTGACTATACTAGTTGTTGCAGTGCCAGAGGGACTACCACTGGCAGTGACACTAAGTCTTGCCTTTGCCATGAAAAAACTAATGAGTGATAAGGCACTTGTGAGGCATCTCTCTGCATGTGAGACAATGGGTTCTGTGAGTTGTATTTGCACGGATAAAACAGGAACATTGACAACAAATCATATGGTGGTGAATAAAATTTGGATATGCCAAAAAACTACTGAGATAAATAGTAGAGGAAGTGAGGATGTACTGAATATTTCACTTTCAGAAAAAGTTCTTAACCTCCTTCTGCAGTCGATATTTCAGAATACTAGCTCAGAGGTTGTCAGAGGGAAAGACTTAAAGAAAAACATCATAGGTACTCCAACCGAGACTGCACTAATGGAGTTAGGCATGCTTCTTGGAGGTGATTTTAATGCTTATCGTGAAGAGGATAACATAGTGAAAGTTGAGCCtttcaattcaaataaaaaGACGATGTCTGTGCTTGTGGCTCTTCCTGGAAGTGGTGGATTTCAAGCATTCTGCAAAGGTGCAtcagaaataattttaaaaatgtgtGACAAGATTGTTAATGCTGAAGGGGAAGCCATCCCGCTATCTGAAGAACAGAGAAAGGACATCACagatgtcataaataatttctcTTGTGAAGCTCTACGAACTCTTTGCTTGGCCTTCAAGGATATAAAAGACATTTCTAGTGCAGATAGCATACCTGAAGATGGTTATACATTAATATCTGTTATTGGAATTAAGGATCCTGTGCGTCCTGGGGTAAGGGAAGCGGTTGAGACTTGTTTAGCTGCTGGGATTACCGTGAGGATGGTCACTGGTGATAATATTAATACTGCTAAAGCCATTGCTAAGGaatgtggtatcttgacagaaGATGGTATAGCAATAGAAGGGCCAGATTTCCGCAATAAGAGCCCACAGGAGATGAAGGAGATAATCCCTAAACTTCAG GTAATGGCTCGATCACTGCCTTTGGATAAGCACACCCTAGTAACCCATTTGAGGAATGTGACTAAAGAAGTTGTGGCAGTGACAGGTGATGGGACCAATGATGCTCCTGCATTGCATGAGGCTGACATTGGACTCGCTATGGGTATAGCAGGAACAGAG GTAGCAAAAGAAAATGCAGATGTTATCGTAATGGATGATAACTTTTCCACTATAGTGAATGTCGCAAGATGGGGTCGTTCAGTTTATATTAACATTCAAAAGTTTGTACAATTCCAGTTAACAGTTAATGTTGTTGCTCTCATGCTCAACTTCATCTGTGCATGCGTTTCGG GCTCCACTCCTCTCACAACCGTACAAATGCTTTGGGTAAACTTAATCATGGACACTCTTGGCGCCTTGGCACTGGCTACAGAACCCCCACATGAGGGGTTGATGAAAAGACCCCCAGTTGGGAGGGATGTAAAATTCATCACCAGGATCATGTGGAGGAATATTGTCGGACAGAGCATCTTTCAAATTCTTGTCCTTTTGATTTTTCAACTTAAAGGGGAGCAGCTTCTAAAGCTCACTGGCTCAGATGCTGATTCCATTCTCAAAACATTCATATTCAACTCCTTTGTGTTTTGCCAA GTATTCAATGAGATAAACAGCCGCGATATGGAGAAGATAAATGTTTTCCGTGGCATCTTTGACAGTTGGATTTTTTTGATTGTCATTATCTCCACAGTAGCATTCCAATTCATAATAGTCGAATTTTTAGGCACTTTTGCAGATACCGTGCCACTTAGCTGGGAATTGTGGTTAGCCAGCATCTTAATTGGAGCTGCAAGTTTAATTATCGCTGTTGTCCTGAAGTGTATTCCTGTTCGAGAGAGTAAGCTCATTGTTGAACATCATGATGGTTATGAACCACTCCCTACAGGTCCAGAGCTGGCATGA
- the LOC126723758 gene encoding calcium-transporting ATPase 4, plasma membrane-type-like isoform X3, protein MERYLRENFDVESKNSSDEALRRWRSAVSMVKNPRRRFRMVADLAKRAEAERKRRKLQEKIRVAVYVNKAALQFVGTIDDKKTHYKLSNEVKDAGFGIEPDELASIVRTHDSKGLVSHGGLEGLARELSVSLKDGVVSSDIPLRQNIYGLNRYVEKPSKSLWMFVWDALHDLTLVILMVCAVISIGVGIPTEGWPKGMYDGVGILLCIFLVVLVTAISDYRQSLQFRDLDKEKKNIIIQVTRDGCRQKVSIYDLVAGDVVHLSIGDQVPADGVFISGHSLSVDESSLSGESEAVNVTQETPFLLAGTKVQDGSGKMLVASVGMRTEWGRLMVTLSEGGDDETPLQVKLNGVATIIGKIGLAFAVLTFLVLTGRFLVVKALQNRITVWSGSDALKLLNYFAIAVTILVVAVPEGLPLAVTLSLAFAMKKLMSDKALVRHLSACETMGSVSCICTDKTGTLTTNHMVVNKIWICQKTTEINSRGSEDVLNISLSEKVLNLLLQSIFQNTSSEVVRGKDLKKNIIGTPTETALMELGMLLGGDFNAYREEDNIVKVEPFNSNKKTMSVLVALPGSGGFQAFCKGASEIILKMCDKIVNAEGEAIPLSEEQRKDITDVINNFSCEALRTLCLAFKDIKDISSADSIPEDGYTLISVIGIKDPVRPGVREAVETCLAAGITVRMVTGDNINTAKAIAKECGILTEDGIAIEGPDFRNKSPQEMKEIIPKLQVMARSLPLDKHTLVTHLRNVTKEVVAVTGDGTNDAPALHEADIGLAMGIAGTEVAKENADVIVMDDNFSTIVNVARWGRSVYINIQKFVQFQLTVNVVALMLNFICACVSGSTPLTTVQMLWVNLIMDTLGALALATEPPHEGLMKRPPVGRDVKFITRIMWRNIVGQSIFQILVLLIFQLKGEQLLKLTGSDADSILKTFIFNSFVFCQVFNEINSRDMEKINVFRGIFDSWIFLIVIISTVAFQFIIVEFLGTFADTVPLSWELWLASILIGAASLIIAVVLKCIPVRESKLIVEHHDGYEPLPTGPELA, encoded by the exons GAAAAGATACGAGTAGCTGTTTATGTGAACAAGGCAGCACTGCAGTTCGTTGGCACTATAGATG ATAAGAAAACTCATTACAAGCTCTCCAATGAGGTCAAGGATGCTGGTTTTGGCATTGAACCTGATGAACTGGCATCCATTGTTCGAACCCATGATAGCAAAGGTTTGGTAAGTCATGGAGGACTTGAAGGATTAGCAAGAGAGCTCTCTGTGTCTTTAAAGGATGGTGTTGTTTCAAGCGACATACCTCTCAGGCAAAATATATATGGTTTAAACAGATATGTTGAAAAACCTTCTAAGAGTCTCTGGATGTTTGTCTGGGATGCACTACATGACTTAACTCTAGTTATTCTCATGGTTTGTGCCGTGATTTCTATAGGTGTTGGAATTCCTACTGAAGGTTGGCCAAAGGGTATGTATGATGGGGTAGGAATATTACTTTGTATATTCTTAGTAGTGCTTGTCACTGCAATAAGTGACTACAGGCAGTCTTTACAATTTAGGGACTTggataaggaaaagaaaaacataattatTCAAGTCACCAGAGACGGATGTAGACAGAAGGTTTCAATCTATGATTTGGTGGCTGGTGATGTTGTTCATTTATCTATTGGAGATCAAGTTCCTGCAGATGGTGTTTTCATTTCGGGCCACAGCTTATCAGTGGATGAATCTAGTTTGTCAGGTGAGAGTGAGGCAGTGAATGTAACCCAAGAAACGCCTTTTCTTCTGGCAGGTACCAAAGTGCAAGATGGGTCTGGTAAAATGCTAGTGGCATCAGTTGGTATGAGAACAGAATGGGGAAGATTGATGGTTACTCTAAGTGAAGGGGGAGATGATGAGACACCACTGCAGGTGAAGCTTAATGGAGTTGCAACCATTATTGGGAAGATAGGTTTGGCTTTTGCTGTGCTAACATTTTTAGTTCTGACTGGAAGGTTTTTAGTGGTTAAGGCACTTCAAAATAGGATCACAGTGTGGTCTGGTAGTGATGCACTGAAGCTTTTAAATTACTTTGCTATTGCTGTGACTATACTAGTTGTTGCAGTGCCAGAGGGACTACCACTGGCAGTGACACTAAGTCTTGCCTTTGCCATGAAAAAACTAATGAGTGATAAGGCACTTGTGAGGCATCTCTCTGCATGTGAGACAATGGGTTCTGTGAGTTGTATTTGCACGGATAAAACAGGAACATTGACAACAAATCATATGGTGGTGAATAAAATTTGGATATGCCAAAAAACTACTGAGATAAATAGTAGAGGAAGTGAGGATGTACTGAATATTTCACTTTCAGAAAAAGTTCTTAACCTCCTTCTGCAGTCGATATTTCAGAATACTAGCTCAGAGGTTGTCAGAGGGAAAGACTTAAAGAAAAACATCATAGGTACTCCAACCGAGACTGCACTAATGGAGTTAGGCATGCTTCTTGGAGGTGATTTTAATGCTTATCGTGAAGAGGATAACATAGTGAAAGTTGAGCCtttcaattcaaataaaaaGACGATGTCTGTGCTTGTGGCTCTTCCTGGAAGTGGTGGATTTCAAGCATTCTGCAAAGGTGCAtcagaaataattttaaaaatgtgtGACAAGATTGTTAATGCTGAAGGGGAAGCCATCCCGCTATCTGAAGAACAGAGAAAGGACATCACagatgtcataaataatttctcTTGTGAAGCTCTACGAACTCTTTGCTTGGCCTTCAAGGATATAAAAGACATTTCTAGTGCAGATAGCATACCTGAAGATGGTTATACATTAATATCTGTTATTGGAATTAAGGATCCTGTGCGTCCTGGGGTAAGGGAAGCGGTTGAGACTTGTTTAGCTGCTGGGATTACCGTGAGGATGGTCACTGGTGATAATATTAATACTGCTAAAGCCATTGCTAAGGaatgtggtatcttgacagaaGATGGTATAGCAATAGAAGGGCCAGATTTCCGCAATAAGAGCCCACAGGAGATGAAGGAGATAATCCCTAAACTTCAG GTAATGGCTCGATCACTGCCTTTGGATAAGCACACCCTAGTAACCCATTTGAGGAATGTGACTAAAGAAGTTGTGGCAGTGACAGGTGATGGGACCAATGATGCTCCTGCATTGCATGAGGCTGACATTGGACTCGCTATGGGTATAGCAGGAACAGAG GTAGCAAAAGAAAATGCAGATGTTATCGTAATGGATGATAACTTTTCCACTATAGTGAATGTCGCAAGATGGGGTCGTTCAGTTTATATTAACATTCAAAAGTTTGTACAATTCCAGTTAACAGTTAATGTTGTTGCTCTCATGCTCAACTTCATCTGTGCATGCGTTTCGG GCTCCACTCCTCTCACAACCGTACAAATGCTTTGGGTAAACTTAATCATGGACACTCTTGGCGCCTTGGCACTGGCTACAGAACCCCCACATGAGGGGTTGATGAAAAGACCCCCAGTTGGGAGGGATGTAAAATTCATCACCAGGATCATGTGGAGGAATATTGTCGGACAGAGCATCTTTCAAATTCTTGTCCTTTTGATTTTTCAACTTAAAGGGGAGCAGCTTCTAAAGCTCACTGGCTCAGATGCTGATTCCATTCTCAAAACATTCATATTCAACTCCTTTGTGTTTTGCCAA GTATTCAATGAGATAAACAGCCGCGATATGGAGAAGATAAATGTTTTCCGTGGCATCTTTGACAGTTGGATTTTTTTGATTGTCATTATCTCCACAGTAGCATTCCAATTCATAATAGTCGAATTTTTAGGCACTTTTGCAGATACCGTGCCACTTAGCTGGGAATTGTGGTTAGCCAGCATCTTAATTGGAGCTGCAAGTTTAATTATCGCTGTTGTCCTGAAGTGTATTCCTGTTCGAGAGAGTAAGCTCATTGTTGAACATCATGATGGTTATGAACCACTCCCTACAGGTCCAGAGCTGGCATGA
- the LOC126723755 gene encoding probable glycerol-3-phosphate dehydrogenase [NAD(+)] 1, cytosolic codes for MVGTTEVMNHNEDSNGAIHNSNGVFEEKVDQLRRLMGKAEGDPLRIVGVGAGAWGSVFAAMLQDSYGHLREKVQIRIWRRAGRTVDRATAEHLFEVINSREDVLRRLIRRCAYLKYVEARLGDRTLNADEILKDGFCLNMIDTPLCPLKVVTNLQEAVWDADIVVNGLPSTETRAVFEEISRYWKERITAPVIISLAKGVEAELEPEPRIVTPTQMINRATGVPIENILYLGGPNIAAEIYNKEYANARICGAAKWRRPLAMFLRQPHFIVWDNGDLVTHEVMGGLKNVYAIGAGMVAALTNESATSKSVYFAHCTSEMIFITHLLSEEPERLAGPLLADTYVTLLKGRNAWYGHNLAKGELSLEMGDSIKGKGMIQGVSAVKAFYELLCQSSLSVLHPEENKHVAPVELCPILKTLYKILIIREFPCQAILQALRDETMNDPRDRIEIAQTHAVYRPYLLGHQP; via the exons ATGGTTGGAACCACTGAAGTAATGAACCATAATGAGGATTCCAATGGGGCAATTCATAATTCAAATGGTGTTTTTGAAGAGAAGGTTGATCAGCTTCGTCGCCTTATGGGAAAGGCTGAGGGTGATCCATTGAGGATTGTTGGTGTTGGGGCAGGTGCTTGGGGTAGTGTTTTTGCAGCTATGTTGCAAGATAGCTATGGTCATTTGAGAGAGAAGGTTCAGATTAGGATATGGAGAAGAGCTGGTAGAACTGTTGATAGAGCCACAGCTGAACACTTGTTTGAGGTGATCAATTCAAGGGAGGATGTGTTGAGGAGACTGATTAGGCGGTGTGCATACTTGAAGTATGTCGAGGCAAGATTAGGCGATCGAACACTTAATGCCGATGAGATTTTGAAAGATGGGTTTTGTTTGAATATGATTGATACCCCTCTCTGCCCTTTGAAGGTTGTCACTAACTTGCAGGAGGCTGTGTGGGATGCCGATATTGTGGTAAATGGCTTGCCATCAACAGAAACACGTGCGGTATTTGAAGAAATTAGTAGGTATTGGAAAGAGAGAATAACTGCACCAGTCATCATTTCTTTGGCAAAGGGTGTGGAGGCTGAATTGGAGCCTGAACCACGCATAGTGACTCCCACTCAAATGATCAATCGAGCAA CTGGTGTTCCCATCGAGAACATTCTTTACCTGGGAGGACCTAATATAGCGGCAGAGATCTACAACAAGGAATATGCTAATGCTCGAATATGTGGAGCTGCAAAGTGGAGGAGACCATTGGCAATGTTTTTGAGGCAGCCACACTTTATAGTGTGGGACAATGGTGACCTTGTTACTCATGAAGTTATGGGAGGCTTAAAGAATGTCTATGCCATTGGAGCTG GAATGGTAGCAGCTCTAACCAATGAGAGTGCCACTAGCAAATCAGTATACTTTGCACACTGTACCTCAGAGATGATATTTATCACTCATCTCTTGTCTGAAGAACCAGAGAGACTTGCAGGGCCTTTGTTGGCTGACACTTACGTAACACTTTTAAAAGGCCGTAATGCATGGTATGGACACAATTTGGCCAAAGGGGAACTGAGCCTTGAAATGGGTGATAGCATCAAGGGCAAAGGGATGATTCAG GGGGTCTCTGCTGTTAAGGCATTTTACGAGCTACTCTGTCAATCAAGCTTAAGTGTTCTACATCCTGAAGAAAACAAGCATGTTGCTCCAGTTGAGCTTTGCCCCATTTTGAAGACATTATATAAAATACTGATAATAAG GGAATTTCCATGTCAGGCAATTCTTCAGGCATTAAGGGATGAGACCATGAATGATCCTCGGGACCGTATTGAGATTGCACAAACCCATGCTGTTTACAGACCATATCTTCTTGGTCACCAGCCTTGA